The genome window GGCGCCCGCCGTCCGCTGCCGGTTCTGCTCACCACCCTCGGCATCCTCGCGTTCGTCCATCTCGTCTTCGTCCGGCTGCTGGCCGTGCACCTGCCGATGGGCACGCTCTACTGAGGCACGCGCATGATTTTCGACGCCATCGTTTCGTTGTTCGCGCCGTCGGCCCTCCTCGCGGTGTTCATCGGCACGGTCGCCGGAGTAATGGTCGGCGGCATGCCGGGCCTCACCGCGACGATGGCCGTGGCCCTGCTGATTCCGGTCACCTACGCCCTCGAACCCCTGACCGGACTGGTGCTGATGGGGGGCGTCTACTGCGGCGCGATGTACGGCGGCTCGATTCCCGCGATTCTGCTGCACACCCCCGGCACCCCCGCGGCGGTCGCCACCGCGATCGAGGGCTATCCCCTCACCCAGCAGGGACACGGCGGCCTCGCCCTCAAGGTGTCGGTGATCTCGAGCTTCGCGGGCGGGGTGTTCTCGACCCTGGTGCTGCTGCTCACCGCGCCGCTGCTGGCGATCTTCGCGCTGCAGTTCGGTCCGCCGGAATACTTCCTGCTGGCGATTCTCGGGCTGGTCGGCATCATCTCGCTCGCCGACGAGGGCAAGCTGATCAAGGCGCTGATTTCGGGCGTTCTGGGATTGGCGATCGCGGTGATCGGCACCGATCCGATCTCGGGCAGCCTGCGCTATACCCTGGGAATCCGCGAGCTGTTCGACGGCGTGTCGTTCATGCCCGCGCTGATCGGCATGTTCTCGATCACCGAGATGCTCAAGCTCTCCGGCACCGGGCGGATCATGCGCGAAACGGTGGAGTTCGCGAAGATCAAACGCGAACCGATGCCGAAGGGCCTCGGCCGCTTCATCGGGCTGGGTTCGGGGCTCGGCACCCTGGTCGGCATCCTGCCCGGCGAAGGCGCGACGATCGCCGCGTTCATCTCCTA of uncultured Alphaproteobacteria bacterium contains these proteins:
- a CDS encoding conserved membrane hypothetical protein (Evidence 4 : Homologs of previously reported genes of unknown function), with the translated sequence MIFDAIVSLFAPSALLAVFIGTVAGVMVGGMPGLTATMAVALLIPVTYALEPLTGLVLMGGVYCGAMYGGSIPAILLHTPGTPAAVATAIEGYPLTQQGHGGLALKVSVISSFAGGVFSTLVLLLTAPLLAIFALQFGPPEYFLLAILGLVGIISLADEGKLIKALISGVLGLAIAVIGTDPISGSLRYTLGIRELFDGVSFMPALIGMFSITEMLKLSGTGRIMRETVEFAKIKREPMPKGLGRFIGLGSGLGTLVGILPGEGATIAAFISYNIARQHSKNRKLFGKGNPEGIAAAESGNNGCVGGSLVPTLTLGIPGNSVAAALLGGLLIHGLIPGPELFTKHGVITYGFILSMLLANLIFLGIGLLFAPYFARISLVPVHLLIPTVCLFSALGAYAIDGNVFDVWVTLAFAVFALLLEKGGFSLGALILGLILGPIAETGFAQGLIIGHGSYAVFFERGPCQILWAVIVLLLVPPTLQLYRNHIAAGRAE